The following are from one region of the Bacteroidia bacterium genome:
- a CDS encoding carboxypeptidase-like regulatory domain-containing protein, which yields MRYILFSVIISFSSFFHFANAQNAVVKGVVTDSTGNYLQDVNVVLAGTKRGTSTNRQGEYVLMIPADQPVTLIFSYLQNLKPYSMEPLNPGEERELNVIFSSQLSLRQYEIKEESGRSKIMMKKIDPKIISHIPTASGNLESILKTLPGVSSNNELSSTYSVRGGNYDENIVYINDVEIYRPFLVRAGQQEGMSIINSALVESIEFSAGGFPARYGDKLSSVLDIEYKRPLKFGASAEASLLGANAHVEGASKDYRFTYLLGGRYRSNQYLLNSLETQGDYQPTFGDVQGFFTYHITPEFEINWLTYYGSNQFRLIPESRETTWGTAEVVLRLNIFFDGQEIMAYKSLLNAVTAKYQPDPKTELTLTGSAYQTSEQEYFDIVGQYFLDQLETDPGSENFGGVKYSLGSGAYLDHGRNNLYANIYNIEHRGHRNTGNFWDLRWGLKYQHEIIEDELREYRYLDSADYSVPVATGDELTVESFVKSRINLSSNRYSGFLENTWELSKDYNSFLTGGVRANYWDYNEELIISPRLQMVIEPNRRHNTAIIRQGQPDSLLKNNVQLRAATGLYFQPPFYRELRSKEGTLNPEVLSQKSYHAVVGAELIFKLWERSFKWTSEIYYKYLWDLIPYDIEDVRIRYTAKNEAVGYAAGLDMQVYGEFIEGLPSWFSFSLMKTQEKMADDFFVEEDTTYANPGYLPRPTDQRFTFAILFQDNLPMNEDIKAHLNLVYGHRLPYGPPALPQFRNLLRMPPYRRVDVGFSYQAYSAEKRKKETGALKHFESIWFSAEIFNAFGIRNTISYIWVKDIQNNLWSVPNNLTSRRLNLRMIVKI from the coding sequence ATGAGATATATTTTATTTTCCGTAATAATTTCCTTCAGTAGTTTTTTTCATTTTGCCAATGCACAAAATGCAGTGGTAAAGGGTGTGGTGACCGACAGTACGGGCAATTACCTTCAGGATGTGAATGTAGTACTGGCCGGAACCAAACGGGGCACAAGCACCAACAGGCAGGGCGAATATGTACTGATGATCCCGGCAGACCAGCCCGTAACGCTGATCTTTTCCTACCTCCAAAACCTGAAGCCTTACAGTATGGAGCCCCTGAACCCTGGGGAAGAACGTGAACTGAATGTAATATTCAGCAGCCAATTGAGCCTCCGGCAATATGAGATCAAAGAGGAATCGGGCAGAAGCAAGATAATGATGAAGAAAATTGACCCGAAAATAATCTCTCATATTCCAACGGCTTCAGGGAATCTCGAAAGCATCCTTAAAACTTTGCCAGGCGTAAGTTCAAACAATGAGCTTAGCAGCACCTATTCCGTTCGTGGTGGCAATTACGATGAAAATATCGTTTATATAAATGATGTGGAAATATACCGTCCATTCCTTGTGAGAGCCGGGCAGCAGGAAGGAATGAGCATCATCAACAGCGCCCTGGTAGAAAGCATTGAATTTTCAGCGGGCGGATTTCCTGCGCGGTATGGCGATAAGCTATCTTCTGTACTTGACATCGAATATAAAAGACCTCTGAAATTTGGCGCCAGTGCCGAGGCCAGCCTGTTGGGTGCCAACGCCCATGTAGAAGGCGCTTCAAAGGATTACCGCTTCACCTATCTTTTGGGAGGTCGCTACAGGAGCAACCAATATCTCCTCAACAGCCTGGAAACACAGGGAGATTACCAGCCTACTTTCGGAGATGTGCAGGGATTTTTCACCTACCATATTACTCCTGAATTTGAAATTAACTGGCTCACCTATTATGGCAGCAATCAATTCAGGCTGATACCGGAATCGCGTGAAACAACCTGGGGCACGGCAGAGGTGGTGCTTCGATTAAATATATTTTTTGATGGCCAGGAAATAATGGCATATAAAAGCCTTCTGAATGCCGTTACGGCCAAATACCAGCCTGACCCGAAAACTGAACTGACCCTGACTGGCTCGGCATATCAGACGAGTGAACAGGAGTATTTTGACATCGTAGGCCAGTATTTCCTCGATCAGCTCGAAACCGATCCGGGATCGGAAAATTTTGGCGGTGTAAAATATAGCTTGGGTTCAGGAGCCTACCTGGACCACGGAAGGAATAATCTTTACGCTAATATTTATAACATTGAACACAGAGGCCACAGGAATACAGGAAACTTCTGGGACTTGCGCTGGGGCCTGAAATACCAGCATGAGATTATTGAAGATGAACTGCGTGAATACCGCTACCTGGATTCGGCTGATTACTCTGTGCCCGTGGCCACCGGAGATGAACTGACTGTGGAGAGCTTTGTGAAAAGCCGCATCAACCTCAGCTCTAACCGGTATAGCGGCTTTCTTGAGAATACCTGGGAATTATCAAAGGATTACAATTCATTTCTTACCGGAGGTGTACGGGCAAATTATTGGGATTACAATGAAGAACTGATCATTTCACCACGGCTCCAGATGGTGATTGAACCCAATCGCAGGCACAACACTGCCATTATCCGGCAGGGTCAGCCGGATAGCCTGTTAAAAAACAACGTACAGTTGAGAGCCGCAACCGGGCTGTATTTTCAGCCGCCATTTTACCGGGAGTTGCGCAGCAAAGAGGGAACACTGAATCCTGAAGTGCTTTCGCAAAAATCGTATCATGCGGTAGTTGGGGCGGAGCTGATATTCAAACTATGGGAAAGATCATTTAAATGGACAAGTGAGATTTACTATAAATATTTGTGGGACCTGATCCCTTATGATATTGAGGATGTCCGGATCCGGTACACGGCAAAAAATGAAGCCGTGGGATATGCTGCCGGGCTGGATATGCAGGTCTATGGCGAATTTATCGAAGGGCTGCCTTCATGGTTCAGCTTCAGCCTGATGAAAACACAGGAGAAGATGGCGGATGACTTTTTTGTAGAGGAGGATACCACGTATGCGAATCCCGGGTATCTTCCTCGGCCTACCGACCAGCGTTTCACATTTGCCATCCTTTTCCAGGACAACCTGCCGATGAATGAGGACATAAAGGCCCACCTGAACCTGGTGTATGGACACCGTCTGCCCTATGGCCCGCCTGCCTTGCCGCAGTTTCGTAACCTCTTGCGGATGCCTCCCTACAGACGAGTGGATGTGGGATTCAGCTATCAGGCATATTCAGCCGAAAAGCGCAAGAAAGAAACGGGAGCGCTGAAACATTTCGAGTCCATTTGGTTCTCTGCCGAAATATTCAATGCTTTCGGCATTCGTAACACAATTTCATATATCTGGGTAAAGGATATTCAAAACAATCTGTGGTCGGTTCCCAATAACCTTACTTCGCGCAGGCTGAACCTGCGAATGATCGTCAAAATTTGA